The Enterococcus rotai genome includes a window with the following:
- a CDS encoding branched-chain amino acid aminotransferase, with protein MTIDWDNLGFDYIKTPFRYISTWKNGQWDEGTLTEDNTLHIHEGSAALHYGQQCFEGLKAYRCKDGSINLFRVDENSKRMNRSAKRLLMAEVPEAKFIHAIEEVVKANEAFVPPYGSGATLYIRPLLIGVGEGIGVKPAPEYLFTVFCMPVGAYFKGGLTPTNFIFSDYDRAAPQGTGAIKVGGNYAASFMPGEEAKEKHFSDCIYLDPKTHTKIEEVGSANFFGITKDDRFITPLSPSILPSITKYSLLYLAEHNLGMEAAEEDVYIDSLDQFKEAGACGTAAVISPIGGIQTYDDFHVFYSETEVGPVTQKLYDELTGIQFGDVDAPAGWVRNINV; from the coding sequence ATGACAATTGATTGGGATAACTTAGGCTTTGATTATATAAAAACACCATTTCGCTACATTTCAACTTGGAAAAATGGCCAATGGGATGAAGGAACGTTAACAGAAGATAATACATTGCATATTCATGAAGGTTCAGCAGCATTACATTACGGACAGCAATGTTTTGAAGGGCTAAAAGCTTATCGCTGTAAAGATGGATCAATCAATTTATTTAGAGTAGACGAAAATTCTAAACGAATGAATCGTAGTGCGAAGCGATTATTGATGGCTGAAGTTCCAGAAGCTAAATTTATCCACGCAATTGAAGAAGTTGTAAAAGCGAACGAGGCATTTGTTCCGCCATATGGTAGTGGTGCTACGTTATATATTCGCCCGCTTTTGATCGGTGTTGGAGAAGGGATCGGTGTAAAACCTGCTCCTGAGTATCTATTTACAGTTTTCTGTATGCCTGTAGGTGCTTATTTTAAAGGAGGTTTAACACCAACGAACTTTATCTTTTCTGATTATGATCGTGCTGCCCCTCAAGGAACTGGAGCAATTAAAGTTGGTGGAAATTACGCAGCTAGTTTTATGCCTGGCGAAGAAGCTAAGGAAAAACACTTCTCAGATTGTATTTACCTAGATCCCAAAACACATACTAAAATCGAAGAAGTCGGTTCTGCTAATTTCTTTGGAATCACTAAAGATGATCGTTTCATTACACCGTTATCCCCTTCAATACTACCAAGTATTACGAAGTATTCGCTACTTTATTTAGCGGAGCATAATCTTGGAATGGAAGCTGCAGAGGAAGATGTTTATATTGATTCTTTAGATCAATTTAAAGAAGCTGGTGCTTGTGGAACGGCTGCAGTCATCTCGCCAATCGGAGGGATTCAAACATATGATGACTTTCATGTATTTTACAGTGAAACAGAAGTCGGTCCAGTAACACAAAAACTTTATGATGAGTTGACTGGCATTCAGTTTGGAGATGTAGACGCTCCAGCTGGCTGGGTTAGAAATATAAACGTATAA
- a CDS encoding mechanosensitive ion channel family protein, with translation MDSALDIKAVTENKVNALQRFWNGINWDQIIATLIEKVIYLLFLILLFALLNRIGKTLIDKTYGNYSKKQSFSESRLKTLHTLINNAFQYTLFFFFIYSLLTVIGVPVGSLLAGAGIAGVAIGLGAQGFMNDIITGFFIILEQQMDVGDYVRLTALGIEGTVTAVGLRTTQMKALDGTVHFIPNRNITTISNLSRSNMQVLIDVRIMPDEGYDQITALIDQVNQELKEKYAEIIQNGPTIFGMVDLGNGNFAVRTTMYVLNGKQAPIREEFLAQYVKTLSEANFTIPNTPITLK, from the coding sequence ATGGATTCTGCTCTTGATATCAAAGCTGTCACTGAAAACAAAGTCAATGCACTGCAACGTTTTTGGAATGGAATCAATTGGGATCAAATTATTGCAACATTGATTGAAAAAGTGATTTACCTATTATTTCTTATTTTACTTTTTGCCCTGCTTAACCGGATAGGTAAAACACTTATAGATAAAACATATGGCAACTACAGTAAAAAACAATCTTTCAGTGAAAGTCGTTTGAAAACACTACATACACTGATCAATAACGCTTTTCAATACACGCTCTTTTTCTTTTTCATTTACTCACTACTTACGGTGATCGGCGTTCCTGTCGGTTCACTTCTTGCAGGAGCTGGGATTGCTGGTGTGGCAATTGGTCTGGGAGCACAAGGCTTTATGAATGATATTATCACTGGTTTTTTTATCATTTTAGAACAACAAATGGATGTTGGCGACTATGTACGTTTAACTGCTCTTGGCATTGAGGGAACAGTTACTGCCGTTGGTCTTAGAACAACCCAGATGAAAGCATTAGATGGAACTGTTCATTTTATTCCTAACCGAAACATCACCACAATCAGTAACCTTTCTAGATCAAACATGCAAGTCCTGATTGATGTGCGTATCATGCCAGATGAAGGGTATGATCAAATCACAGCGCTTATTGATCAAGTCAATCAAGAATTGAAAGAAAAATATGCTGAGATCATTCAAAATGGTCCAACGATTTTTGGAATGGTTGATTTAGGAAATGGAAATTTTGCCGTTCGTACAACTATGTACGTTTTAAACGGAAAACAAGCACCGATCAGAGAAGAGTTTTTAGCACAGTATGTAAAAACACTATCTGAAGCAAACTTCACCATTCCAAATACACCGATTACATTAAAATAA
- a CDS encoding N-acetyldiaminopimelate deacetylase translates to MIQEQLIEIRRQLHQIPEIGLEEEKTQKHLLEIILLLDKEFIEYKTWRTGIMVFVHGKNPKKTFGWRADIDGLPITEEVASDFQSKHEGYMHACGHDFHMTIGLGLLEQMTVEQPENNYLFLFQPAEENEAGGMLMYEAGAFGAWLPDEFYGLHVNPALPVGHITTKVGTLFAATCEVQITLTGKGGHAAFPHASNDMIVAGMSLVQQAQTIVSRNVDPVEGAVVTFGTFHAGSATNVIAGEATISGTIRTLTEAMNQLTQIRIREIGEGIAKSFNCEVVVSLDQKGYVPVINDPQTTEKFISFMKQEPDVVFEEAEVAMTGEDFGYLLSKVPGTMFWLGVDSPYGLHSAKFEPKEAAIPFAVEHISHFLKFLDK, encoded by the coding sequence GTGATTCAAGAACAATTGATCGAGATTCGCAGACAACTTCACCAAATACCAGAAATTGGTCTGGAAGAAGAAAAAACACAAAAACACTTATTAGAAATTATCCTGTTGCTTGATAAAGAGTTTATAGAGTATAAAACATGGCGAACTGGAATCATGGTTTTTGTTCATGGCAAGAATCCCAAAAAAACGTTTGGTTGGCGTGCTGATATTGATGGCTTGCCAATTACTGAAGAGGTAGCATCTGATTTCCAATCTAAGCATGAGGGATATATGCATGCTTGCGGACACGATTTTCATATGACAATCGGTTTAGGCTTGTTGGAACAAATGACAGTTGAGCAACCTGAAAATAATTACTTATTTTTATTTCAGCCAGCAGAAGAAAATGAAGCGGGCGGTATGTTGATGTATGAGGCGGGAGCTTTTGGTGCTTGGTTACCAGATGAATTTTATGGTCTGCATGTAAATCCAGCGTTACCAGTTGGGCACATTACAACGAAGGTCGGCACACTATTTGCAGCAACTTGCGAAGTTCAAATCACTTTAACGGGGAAAGGCGGTCATGCTGCATTTCCTCACGCTTCAAATGATATGATCGTAGCTGGAATGAGTCTAGTTCAACAAGCTCAAACAATCGTTAGCCGAAATGTTGATCCAGTTGAGGGAGCGGTAGTGACGTTTGGTACCTTTCATGCTGGTTCAGCGACTAATGTGATTGCAGGTGAAGCAACAATATCCGGCACAATTCGGACATTAACAGAAGCGATGAACCAATTGACTCAAATCAGAATCAGAGAAATTGGCGAAGGAATTGCAAAGTCATTTAACTGCGAGGTCGTTGTATCATTAGATCAAAAAGGGTATGTTCCTGTAATTAATGATCCGCAAACAACAGAAAAATTTATCTCCTTTATGAAACAAGAGCCTGATGTTGTATTTGAAGAGGCAGAAGTGGCTATGACGGGTGAGGACTTCGGGTATTTATTATCCAAGGTTCCTGGCACAATGTTTTGGCTCGGAGTTGATAGTCCTTATGGTCTGCATTCTGCTAAGTTTGAACCAAAAGAAGCAGCAATTCCATTTGCAGTAGAACATATCAGTCATTTTTTGAAATTTTTGGATAAATAG
- a CDS encoding flavodoxin domain-containing protein codes for MKTVIIYGTKSGASRECAQRLGKEIENTTIIDIDQVQPNIEEFTHVIIGAGVRNDKMYKPIRDFLKKNQTDLLSKTIACYLCNSKPKTTEAVIAASIPEAIRAQAIEIVSFGGYKPSWVPVSPENKLKGIDLEKISEFAQHYLEHL; via the coding sequence ATGAAAACAGTGATTATTTATGGAACTAAGTCTGGTGCATCAAGAGAATGTGCACAACGTTTAGGGAAAGAAATAGAGAATACAACAATCATTGATATTGATCAAGTCCAACCAAATATAGAGGAATTTACTCATGTGATTATTGGGGCAGGTGTACGAAACGATAAAATGTATAAACCGATCAGAGATTTTTTGAAAAAAAATCAAACAGACTTATTATCTAAAACGATTGCTTGTTATTTATGTAATTCAAAACCAAAAACAACAGAAGCGGTGATTGCAGCAAGTATTCCAGAAGCAATTCGGGCACAGGCGATTGAAATTGTATCGTTCGGCGGTTATAAGCCTTCATGGGTTCCCGTAAGCCCTGAAAACAAGCTAAAAGGAATTGATTTAGAGAAAATCAGTGAATTTGCTCAACACTATTTAGAGCACTTATAA
- a CDS encoding MarR family winged helix-turn-helix transcriptional regulator — protein MSNNQNPQTNQTTDQLTTLLRGFGSRSILHQQAIVQSLGIPANDYISIDLLNELGPLTAGELADKTGLSTGTITALIDRLEKIGYARREKDPNDRRRVIIVPTYDDREEIKSAYQPLDIAMRHLAQEYSESELELINHFLAKAVSVLDDQLQKQ, from the coding sequence TTGTCAAACAATCAAAACCCGCAGACTAACCAAACAACTGATCAACTCACCACTTTATTACGAGGATTTGGCTCACGTTCTATTTTACATCAACAAGCAATCGTACAATCTTTAGGAATTCCAGCCAATGATTATATCTCAATCGACCTATTGAACGAGCTAGGCCCACTTACAGCAGGAGAATTAGCCGATAAAACTGGTTTATCTACTGGAACCATTACTGCTTTGATCGACCGATTAGAAAAAATCGGCTATGCTCGACGAGAAAAAGATCCAAATGACCGAAGGCGTGTGATTATTGTACCGACATATGACGACAGAGAAGAAATAAAAAGTGCCTATCAACCATTAGATATTGCTATGCGACATTTAGCACAAGAGTATTCTGAATCAGAACTAGAACTGATCAATCATTTTTTAGCAAAAGCTGTTTCCGTGCTCGATGATCAATTACAGAAACAATAA
- a CDS encoding ABC transporter permease encodes MKNYVIWKTALKSILKNKKRSFLTMFGIIIGIASVITIVSIGNGFKRDMIDKMSMTNTNENVSNITFNYYDVANAFKEGEVFKKSDLDLIKNVKGIKKVAFYKPKIILTERQIELNVRGKKLTKKVERVEQTSAPLLSGRQIEPKDNETLNKVVVVDEVLAQKLYGEPEKAIGKGFEVMNELFTVVGIKASESGTLSMENQAPLAYFPIKTYDHYFNKPDSQSILDLEIDAGEDKAQVTSEALKQLNFNGSMRNIGEYEVYNPKSDIDQMGSILDNLTLFISAVAGISLFIAGVGVMNMMYISVSERTKEIGIRRALGATEKDIRKQFLAEGLTLTLLGGMIGYLLGMILGVVSSIFLPFAVRPDLFTIGLAVGISVLIGVIFSYMPASAASKKDLIDIMK; translated from the coding sequence ATGAAAAACTACGTCATTTGGAAGACAGCCTTAAAATCAATTTTAAAAAATAAAAAACGCAGCTTTTTAACAATGTTCGGGATTATTATCGGGATTGCCTCAGTGATCACGATCGTATCCATAGGTAATGGTTTTAAACGAGATATGATCGACAAAATGTCCATGACCAATACAAATGAAAATGTTAGTAATATTACGTTTAACTATTATGATGTCGCCAATGCATTTAAAGAAGGCGAAGTCTTTAAAAAGAGTGATTTAGATTTAATTAAAAACGTCAAAGGAATCAAAAAAGTAGCTTTTTATAAACCTAAAATTATATTGACTGAACGTCAAATAGAACTCAATGTTCGAGGTAAAAAACTGACAAAAAAAGTAGAACGGGTTGAGCAAACATCGGCTCCATTGTTAAGTGGTCGTCAAATAGAACCTAAAGATAATGAAACGTTGAATAAAGTTGTGGTCGTTGATGAAGTGCTGGCTCAGAAACTGTATGGTGAGCCAGAAAAAGCGATTGGTAAAGGCTTTGAAGTCATGAATGAATTATTCACAGTCGTAGGTATCAAAGCGAGTGAAAGTGGCACTTTGTCCATGGAAAATCAAGCTCCGTTAGCGTACTTTCCGATTAAAACCTATGATCACTACTTTAATAAACCAGACAGTCAATCAATTTTGGATTTGGAAATTGATGCAGGTGAAGATAAAGCCCAAGTAACCTCAGAGGCCTTAAAACAGCTCAACTTCAATGGGAGCATGAGAAATATTGGGGAGTATGAAGTGTATAATCCCAAATCAGATATTGATCAGATGGGGAGCATTTTGGATAATCTAACACTTTTCATTTCTGCTGTCGCGGGTATTTCGTTGTTTATTGCCGGGGTGGGGGTTATGAATATGATGTACATTTCTGTTTCAGAACGTACGAAAGAAATCGGTATTCGCCGAGCTTTGGGTGCTACAGAAAAAGATATCCGAAAACAATTTTTAGCTGAAGGGCTAACGTTGACACTCCTTGGTGGGATGATCGGTTATTTACTAGGAATGATCTTAGGCGTTGTTTCCTCGATCTTTCTACCATTCGCAGTACGTCCGGATTTATTTACAATAGGATTAGCTGTAGGGATTTCGGTTCTGATCGGTGTTATCTTTAGTTATATGCCAGCATCTGCCGCATCTAAGAAAGACTTGATTGATATTATGAAATAA
- a CDS encoding ABC transporter ATP-binding protein — protein MIKLEQINKYYALEEEKLHVLKNINFEIKEKEFVAVMGPSGSGKSTLINLIGFIDKKFEGTYLFEGKEITDFSDKELSAIRNQSVGFVFQNFSLIENNTVFENVELPLLYNGSAYTDTKKRVQEVLAKVGLADKGNKYPKQLSGGQQQRVAIARSIVNSPRFIIADEPTGALDSKTSEDIMQLFQDLNKQEGVTIILVTHNPEMVSYCDRLIRVKDGAIVEEELIK, from the coding sequence ATGATTAAACTTGAACAAATCAACAAGTATTATGCTTTAGAAGAAGAAAAGTTACATGTTTTAAAAAATATCAACTTTGAAATTAAAGAAAAAGAGTTTGTCGCAGTTATGGGACCGTCTGGTTCAGGTAAATCAACATTGATCAATCTGATCGGTTTTATTGATAAAAAATTTGAAGGGACCTATTTGTTTGAAGGCAAAGAGATCACAGATTTCTCTGATAAAGAACTTTCTGCAATACGTAATCAATCAGTAGGATTTGTTTTTCAAAACTTTAGTTTGATCGAAAATAACACCGTTTTTGAGAATGTTGAGTTACCGCTACTGTATAATGGTTCAGCTTATACAGATACAAAAAAGCGAGTCCAAGAAGTGTTAGCGAAGGTTGGTTTAGCTGATAAAGGAAATAAATACCCAAAACAACTTTCAGGTGGTCAGCAGCAGCGGGTAGCCATAGCAAGGTCTATTGTGAACTCTCCAAGATTTATTATCGCAGATGAGCCTACAGGGGCCCTAGATTCAAAAACCTCGGAAGATATCATGCAGTTATTTCAGGATTTGAATAAGCAAGAAGGTGTAACCATTATTTTGGTAACACACAATCCTGAGATGGTCTCTTACTGTGATCGGTTGATTCGGGTCAAAGATGGGGCAATTGTTGAAGAGGAGCTGATCAAATGA